The Spinacia oleracea cultivar Varoflay chromosome 2, BTI_SOV_V1, whole genome shotgun sequence DNA segment acgaactcagaactctttagaagcagttcaagttgatgaacctccaaggtctttagaagagctagtaggagtagttcctcaaaacgttgttgcccctcgtaggtcaaatagaactatttttcagccggacagatggataggcgtcctcttgactgaaaacttagacgttctcatattggatagtgatgaacctttgacttacaagcaagctatgacgagcccaagctccattaaatggttagaggccatgcaatctgaaataggctccatgtctgaaaatcaagtctgggatttggttgatttgccggatgggttcacacctatcggatgcaaatgggtcttcaagttgaagaaagacaaagatggaattgtatacatatacaaggctagattggtagcaaaaggttacaggcaagttcacggcgttgactacgatgaaaccttttctccagtcgcgatgcttaagtctattcggataatccttgcgattgccgcttttcatgactatgaaatatggcaaatggatgtcaaaactgccttcttgaatggtgttcttgaagagactgtgttcatgacacagccggagggttttatcgatcaaaagaaccaaggaaaggtatgcaagcttaagaagtccatctacggactaaagcaggcatcaaggagctagttggaataaacgatttgatgaagcagtcaataagtttggcttcatcaagaatcaggacgaatcttgtgtatacaagaaggtcagtgggagtaaaattgcattcctagttttgtatgttgacgacatactacttattggaaacgacattcctatgttggagtctgtaaagacttggctcgggaagtgtttctcaatgaagaacttaggagaggcacagtacatattgggcatcaagatctatagggatagatctaagaggatgattggactaagccaaataacttacattgacaaagtgctagctagtttcaatatgatggaagccaagagaggccatctacccatgtcacatggcgtatatctaagcaagaattagtgtcccaaaacatctgatgagcgtagaaagatgagtggaattccatacgcttcggctattggatccatcatgtatgctatgatttgtacaaggccggatgtttcgttcgcactcagtgcaacgagcaggtaccagtcagaatcaggtgaggcgcattggactgctgccaagaacatcctaaagtacctgaaaaggactaaggatcagtttctggtttatggtggtacagatgagttgattgttaagggctatacggacgcaagctttcaaaccgacagagatgatttcagatcacagtctgtgtttgtgttctgcctcaacggcggagcagtaagctggaaaagtgctaagcaaagcactattgcgaaTTCTACAGCTGAAGTCGatcgagtacattgctgcctcagaagcagcaaaggaagctgtttggattcgcacacaatcatatatttcgctacacataactaacattacatcatgaggcaaaaataatatgtcatgtagtttatgataggcttctatgggtagtatttgcgcctggcttggtactgcttctatcgcagatccaacacatgccccgatcgaggtagtgccttcaacagacgaatttcgcccaagacgccaatcacgatgtaagccaagggggcatgcaccaatgagagggacctaatgggcgagcgattgggtttgggacaggtgtactactggcaaaagtgccgagtggacaacattcgaagcgtatgcaccccccggttggcgatgggtatccttagtcctaactccctgagggagccaagattcgttatgcggttctgcccgttcacattaatatgctgattttcaggtcgtcccaacttgatggggaaataaacgcagggtaggatcgtttcacccttcggctattttgattacctacaagcacgagtatttccttcactatccccagtggagtcgccattgtccccagtggagtcgccactgtgagggggtcgaaaaagcacgaggctaatgcgtgacctcgtccctcgtgggtgtgacgtttctttttgtcaaatcaagtgtaattggatttcctgtgagtttacacccaattgactagtaatataggagccgccattcagtttttaacgacaatgagaaaaactgacaaaacccggttatcgtgacataaagggagtgcaattatgtttggccacgacggccgtaggttcccttgtgatccctggtgtggggatctctcaacatacacccgcaaggtagagattgagggttcgggggaccgtaactaccgagaggagtactcgctcttcgataactccagaggcaggatatccttactagctcagcataaataattgaagggacatgcgttaactattaaactaatctaagttgattttaacaatatgcaacatataatactagatcgagcgcgattatctgatttagattgtattaagggacctagcatgataatccaatttcctaaaaatgttatctttattaggcgtgattgaacaatcagatttaattagtttaacagttcataaaaaaagggcgaggaaagcaattaaaccatagaaaagggacacattacgacgcacccttgagaggtgcgtcacggttctcagaaaactaaccactttgactttgctatttctccttttatttaacgaatctcaaattacgggacaggatccgttctgttcgatttttgcatcgattgcgacagaacgcgtgatcaatttcgaagcgtgaggcttaggcttaggggtttagagacaatactcagaataataattgtgtgttgtgttcctttcacgtcgaacttggggctatatttatagaaaagagttcgtggaaagatagaattgtagaactctaatccacgaagaattaggagagaacacgtcccaggtattttcagcgcccagagccaggcgttgaaaaatagggtctggtccgtttctttgtcagattcggactcttacaatccggagtgtatgagacttaatcgagtcttttagagcgtatgaattttatgatgaaatgcatctgggcccgttacgaactctaggctcgttaggattttaattaatacgtaactcttattttcaaatcatattaggaacaggattctctcgcaatttctatctcatttaggatttatgttggagtgcaacacctaattctgacatgtttctatcttttatgacttgccacttttaacaactacccattacggcagttactatttttagcaggtttccataaatagcaggtttctataaatagtaggtttcgggtgaaatgaaaagggtgattgagattcgttattttataggagatgcgttatcaagtggagatttatgttctcatcatcgaaccttccctttcgggaacggggacaaaagtaggtgtctacaataccactgttaggttatgatacatataaacgaatataaatcatgcggaaaaaccataaaagccaggattccaaattaattgccacataataattagcataattatgatgcatactctttgtagcgtgccctcccttgctgcgcctgaaccgaacaagaacaagtctttaagactccaagtgtcgtctctccgtagaaagtccacagcacggccggatccgccttaagattgactaactataatcgcccttaaggttctaatattttcggcaaTATGGGCAAataatgtgactgaattttctgctcaaaattctcacctttagaatacttaaaaactcgttataattTATGAGCAActatctcatatttataggctatggaaaaagtaatcgaatcctactaggatacgaattaattaaatagaatccTATCAGAactcttattaattaatttatccttttaggattaggaatttaatcatcaaacgaatactataggttttaggtttcgtatatgaacacaaacacacacgcacgcacagcagcccacgaggggcgccatgcgcgcgcgtgcTCAGAGCCCGAGCAGCGACGCAGCCCACGCAgccacgaagcccatgcgagctaccgcagcccacgaagctgcctgcagccttgggcgcgcgctgggcctgccttgtggtgggcttggcgcagccttgggctgtttgtgtgtggtgcgctattgcttgctggacgcgggcctggcttcgtgttgggccttcgtctagcaagctcgtccgatgctaattcgtacgacgcgcttccgattaatttcccgattccggaattcatttccgatacgaacaatatttaacatttccgattccggaattaatttccgtctcgaacaaatatttaatatttctgtttccggaattattttccgattccgattatatttctgattccgacaatatttccgtttccggcaatatttcagattccggcaatatttccatttccgataatattttccgatacgtaccatgtttccgtttccggcaacatctacgacatggataatatttatatttccgatacgatccatatttccgtttccggcaatataatCGTTtcgggagtattcatttatttgccttggacgatctcagctcccactgaaaccaagatccgtcgattccgaatattcatagatggagtatttaatgccatgaaatacttgatccgtttacgtactatttgtgtgaccctacgggttcagtcaagagtaagatgtggattaatatcattaattcacttgaactgaagcggcctctagctaggcatacagttcacttgatctcactgaattattaacttgtataataatactgaaccgcatttattagacttaccattaaatgaaaacttggaccaaggacattatttccttcaaatgcaagttatgacatgacatattccgagtcgactattaggttgagtgcatgttcttttaaacacacgagtgttgtgagtttgggagggcattgttcacatacatattgggaggagagcgaacgggtacatcttttacccgccacataaatgagtgaagagtgtgtgagcactagtcttgaattccattgtgcacttgtggtttgctctgtgtgacgattgttagggaggatttatGGTCGAatagatttgattggttgacattgatgcatgcttgttgaattttaccttgaatcgtatccattgttttaacatgtgtttggggtgagttgatttatgtattcatcgatgatttcttttcttagggacaagcaaagatctagcttgggggagtttgatatgttcatattttatagtgtttttacccccgtcccttagtactttttgatctcaaatgagctcttcggagcgatttttagtactaatgtgctccttgtagtgtgtttgtagtttcaggttcatcattgtaggaattagcatatttttgtgcatttcctactcatttgaatcaatacaagagattatgtacttatgagagcgcaaacattgagttggaagaattttcaagcaaagcgaatagtgaaagaagtagaaaactgaatCCCGTCCActattttgatcataactcaagttatacaactccaaatgcagcgattcaaatcgggttggattctagacttgaagttctttccaacaagtggtcactcgcctaattccgacttataacgaaggagatatggtatTTTTAAGATACGGGATCGTGTAGTTTGacgagcagatcgcccgatcggccggcccattgcccgatcgggcgacgacaacccctgGGCGCGGTTTTTAGCTTATGTATTCGGTTTTTTCTTCTACttttgggcaagactataaatatatCCCTTAGACATCTTATTTTTAGCATCTTATTTTTTTAGACTCTTACTTTATTACTTAgttttattctctctctaaacttttgttaattaccttttattcaattcaagtttcaagctttaAATTTCTAtcatttgttcttcaatttggtaTTTCTTATTCCTCTCTTTcgttattcaattttaattatgttttcattaatcatgtttgctttgtttaaattaaaattaaatacgTGTGAGTAGTCAATTTTCTAGGgctttggggatccatgaattaatataaagggatgattgaatgttgtttATTGTTGGTATTGtagttaattcctattgattggtttcatttactatgcaattagatttgcgcaggtttaattgtattagtcaagcaatatcaagttaagattcgagagatgcaatttgatgtttaggcttgtttcaataggtagaattagaattaatacgtagcgagagcccgttaattctaagtctatgattagtatcgattcgagagagcatgctagtctgattaactgctttattgattattattgattgtttatcatcctggatgGTTGTTCATttgtgaacctatgccctagacctttaaatTCTGATTTATTCCTATTTTATTATCGTCGTAGTTTTAATATCAAAACCAACCAAAATCTTGTTCGCAGTAGTCTAGACCTTAGAtttagtaatagaaagaacacatgtttccctgtggattcgatccctacttcccttactatcttgttagtgaacttaggtttatttttgattaAGTGATACGACTTGAGCCTGTCAGTCTTTAATTGCGCAAAATTCTAAACTGTGGTGTGTATAGATTGTCATAGCATCTCATTTTCTGCTTCCCTATTCAACTTCATAACCTTTGTCCAATTTAAAATTTAAGACTAATAGTAACATTAATATGTATATATTTTCTAGTACATAGTGtcctttaatatatatatagtatcGTATGTGTCATTTGTGGAGTTcgagttctttttttttaaatcatatattccaTACTTTTTGTTTTACAGCAAGATCTTCAAGATAAGGTGTAGGCCTGCAAAATTGATTGAACTTATTTCTTGTTTATCTGAGAACCAGAAAAAGGCTGTTGTTGACATTGGGTTTGGGGGGTTTCTGAGTATACAACTGACCCGGGCAAAAACTTCTATGTTAGGGTGGTTGGTAGATAGTTTTGACCCCATTAGTTGTATGTTTACAATTGACCAGAAAAGAGATTTCGTTGTTTCAGAATTTGATGTTTATGACGTTTTCTATTTACCTTTGAACCCCATGAAAGAGGTTGTAGAAACTTCTCGTAGTGCTAATGAAACCAACCCCGATTACCCCTTGAAGCTTGAGTGGAGACGTAGGTTTGGGCATGACCTTAATAAGTCAATACCTTTGAATTTGGTTGAGGAAAGGATTCCTCTTTTGACTGACGATCGTATGGATGAGTTCAAACAATTGTTTGTTATGCATGCTCTTTCCTCCTTTTTAGCCCCTACTACAAACAGAACCGTTGATTTGAGGATAGCCAAGAGTGTAGTTGATGTGAATGAAATCAAGACATATAATTGGTCTAAATATGAACTTGACAGACTTTGTGAAGCCGTTGCAAGTTATAAAGGTAACCTTTTTCCGAGTCTCCCGAATGGTGTTGTGGTTGTGTTGTCATGTTAGAAATCATTTATTTCCACCGTTTGAAGTTTAGGAATGTTGCACTAGACTCAACTTTACCACTAATTCAACATTGGACCAATGACCTTGTTAGAAATAGAGTAAAACTTGAGATGAGTTGTAAGAATTTTGGGAGTGGGCTTCTAGATTCTAGGATCTACCCTGTAAGTGAGAAGTTAGTGTTTGTGGATGGACAAGTTTACACGGGAGAAGATGTTGATGCTGCTTTGCGAGCTAACCAAGCTAACCAAGCTTCAAATGAAGAGGGCAAAGGAGATCAACATTCTTGTCAAAGGGAAATATGTTTCCGGCTTCCCCCTTGTTCTATGTCAGATGACAACATTCGTGCAATTGCTGTTGATGTAAGTTCTTTTGTctatgattatttaatttttattttgtatatATGTTTTACATTTATTATTCACTTTttctgttcaatttttttttgccgAAAGTATATGAGAACTTCTTGCTCATGAGAAGGGATATGGAAATTGTCTCAAACTTCTACATGGACCAGATTAAAGAGCTTCTTTGCTCAATGCATCATGAGCCCACCTCGTCGTCTCCCCAAATATCCCAGTCTGATGCATTTTTTAGTGATCCTCGTGTGCATGCAATAGTTGAAGAGATTGCAGAGCTTGTCATTTGGGTGACCAAACTGCCTGGTGGATTGGATAATATTGCAGCTTTTGATAACTGCATGATAACACTCACTTCACCTTTATTTATTCCTATATGTTAACAATGGGTtactatattttaaaaaaatgttacTATAATATGAAGTTCATATTTAACACTAAAAAGTCCTTTTACTACAAGATAGTGTTCCTTTTTAGCTTTATAATTacctttatttattgtttattttttggTTTTTACTTTGTTTCTTCTACGGACTGATTTGTGTTACTAAATACTTCTTTCAGAACAACAGAAACCAATATcctaatctttttttttttttggcaaatactAATAATCTTTATTTACCAAGTAATCAGAGTATTAACAAACTCTGAAAACACCAACTGTCCACCAGccacaacagcagcaacaagcTAACCAACACAAGCTAGCTAAGGCTTACAACAGCCACTACTGACATCTacactcaacattaaacataatgTTGCTAACAACAGTTTTGACTGGATCAACATGATCCCTAAACACCTTAGAATTTCTTTGCAACCAGATACAGTAAACTGACCCAATGAAAGCTATACTATACTTGTAAGCCTTCTTCTTTTTACTTCTGCTTCTCTTTACTGCAATCTGGACCTCTTCTTGCCGAGGCAAAACAGCTCTAGTCACACCTAGATAAATCAGAATATGTCTCCAAATCTCCTTAGAATAAGAACAAGAGAAGAACAAATGATCCAAACTCTCACTTTCCAACTGACACAAGCCACAAGTACCATCAATATTCAGCTGCCATCTTATCAATCTGTCTTTTGTAGCTAGTCTGTTCTGCACTGGTAGCCACACAATGAAAGTACTCTTTGGACTAGCATGGCTATTACAAATCAATCTCTTCCATCCCACCTGAACTCCAACTGGATGAAGAAATTTATACATTTTCTGAATTCTAAATTTTCCAGCCTGCACAAACTGATCAACTCCATTAGCCTGCAGAAAGACTTCTCTATTatgccaaattttccttaaaGACCAAGTTAAACCATTAGGAATTGGCATAGTCCAGAAGTCTCTATGCTGAATGTAATAAGCATGAATCCACCTCACCCAAAGCCTATCCTGCTTCAAAGCTAAAGCCCAACAGTGCTTCAAAACTGCTGCTTTGTTCCACACAGTTAGGTCTTTAAGATTCCACCCTCCACAACTCTTAGGAAAACATAATTGCTCCCAAGAGATTGAAGCTTTCCTAGAATCTGCATTAGTACCTGACCACAAGAAACACCtacaaattctctgaatttctttcATCACTTTTTTAGGCATAACAAAAATCTGGCACCAGTAAAGTTTGATACCAAAAAGAACAGATTTCACCAGTTGTAATCTGCCTGCATAGGAGACAAATTTAGAAGTCCAACTCTTGATTCTAGCAACAGTTATATCAATGAGAGGCTTGCAGTCTGTAAATGATAGATTCCTAGTTGTGAGAGGAACACCCAGGTATCTGAATGGAAAAGACCCCTGGGGAACCCCAATTGAGCTAACAATATTGGAAGCAACATGGTTAGAAACTCCAGCCAAGTAAACCTCACTTTTATGCAAATTAGCCTCCGATCCAGAAGCCAAGGAAAACTTGGTAAAAGCATCAAAAAGAGCCTTCACAGCACTCTCATCAGCTCTGGAGAACATCAATAAATCATCGGCAAACATCATATGGGTGAGATCCAGATTTTTGCATCTAGGGTGATAAGAGAACTCAGGATTATCAGCAAGTGCAGCAAGACACCTTGACAGATATTCCATACCCAAAGCAAACAAGTAAGGTGAAATAGGATCACCTTGTCTCAAACCCTTCTTTGCAGAAATTGGCTTTGTGGGGCAACCATTTATCAGAATAGAATAAGAGACAGAATAGAGGCATTGCATCACCCAATTCACAAACTTCACAGGGAAACCTAACTCTGACAGCATAGTTTTCAAGTAAGGCCACTCCAAGGAGTCATAAGCTTTTTTCAGATCCACCTTAATCATACACCTAGGAGAAATATGTTTTCTAGAATAGCACTTCACCAGCTCACAAGCTAACAAAATGTTATCAGAAATAGATCTACCAGGAATGAAGCCAGATTGAGAACAACTTACAACTGTCCCAATAACACTTTGCATTCTAGCAGTAAGAAttttggagataattttgtaAACAACTGAACAGCAAGCTATTGGCCTAAAATCCTTCACACATGAAGCATTCTGTATCTTAGGTACAAGAGTAACCGAAGTGTTGTTCACTTACTTCAACATCACACCAGTTCTAAAAAACTCTTTCACTGCTTCATATACATCTGCTTTCACAATCCCCCAAGCTTTAAGAAAAAACAAACTATTGAAACCATCAAGCCCAGGAGCTTTATAAATATCAATACCTTTGATAGCTGCATCAATTTCTGCATCTGAGATAGGAACCACCAACATTTCTGCATCAGTAGCAGAAATCTGTTTCCCTTTCCTAACCACCCCAACATCCACACCAATCAAGGAACTAGCTGCAGTACCAATCAATTGCTTATAGAAAAGAGCTAACTTCATCCTGAATTTCCTGAGTAGTGCTTAGCTTCTTTCCAGTATCATCATATAAGATATCAATACTATTCTTAGCTATCCTCTCCTTCATTGCACTAAAAAAGAACTTAGAATTAGAATCTCCTACTTGCAACCACTGAATTCATGCTTTTTGTCTATAGGCACTTTCTTGAATATGCAAGAACTTCTTAAGGGTCTCACTACACTCCCTCTCACTTTGCTGCACATTACTATCAGTAGGGCAAGCTGCTAATGGAGTATGAATTTGACCCAAATCAACCCTTAACCCCTCAATTCTCTCATCAAGCTTAGCAAAATCTTTGTGATGAAGCTCCTTCAAGCCTTGCTTTACTGCTTTCAGCTTAGTCCATACCTTCAGCATGGAACCACTCCTTGGACAGGAAACATCCCATCCCTTTCTAACCACATCAAGAAATTGAGCATGATCTGCCATAtagttaaaaaatttaaaaggtcTACTACCTCCTCCCAAATGAATATTACAAGACATAACTAGAGGGGAATGATCAGAAATTCCTGGAGGCAAGTAATCCACCACAGCATCAACAAACTTAGAATGCCACAGTGCATTGGCAATAGCTCTATCTATTCTGGAACATATTCTCAAATTGCCTTGCCCCTTATTGCTCCAAGAGTAGTAACTCCCACAACTTTTAAGCTCAGCCAACCCTGAAGAATCCATACAGCTATCAAAGTCTTTAGTTTCTCCCTCAGTAATTGCATTGCCATTTACCCTATCAGCAGCTAATAAAGCTGCATTGAAATCACCCATGACTAGCCAAGGACAAGTAACAGTACTATTGAAGTTGGTAATCTCTCTCCACATAGGCCTTCTAGTATCAACAGAGTGTAAACCATACACAGCTGAAAAGGTAGTACTAAAAAGGCCATTCTTTGTAGCAACAGTACAGTGAATACAGAACTCAGTTTTGTGAAGAAGCTGAACTAAAACCACAGCATGCTTCCAGCTAATCCAAACCCTTCCCCTAGGAGAGCACTCATAGTTCATAATCCACTGCCACACATTCCCTATTTTCTTCTGAATTTTACTACTATTCTTCTCCTGAACTTTAGTTTCTAACAAAGCTACAACACTAATGTTATTACTAGCCAAAAACTTCTTTATTTCAATCATTCAATCCCCTCACATTCCAGGTACTGATATTCATGGTGGATCAGTTGAGAAGTCCACTCCATCACTACCAACAACCAAATCCTCCCCACTCAAATGAACCTCAGCAAGCCCCACAGTCTGAGCTGGAGTTCTTATATCTCTTCTCTCCTTGAAACAACCCTCTACCCTTCATCAAGAATTGGAGCAAGTGGAGTGAAGGGTCTATCATTAACAGACAACTCTCCATTCTCTCCATCATTCTCTTGAGCAATAATCTTAGTATTCATATCATCAGTGTCTTTTGCTTCAGGAGCTGGTTGCACAGCTTTAGGTTTCCACACCTTCACAACCTTTTTTTCTGAACAGCAGCTGGTCTAAATCTTGTAGCATTGACTTTTATCTGAGTGCAATCATGTCCCACAATCTTACAGTTCTGGCAATATGGTGGCAGCCGCTCATACTCAACCACCTGTTTAACAATGTTACCCATAGGATCCTAAATCTGCACAGATTTAGGCAAGTCACCAGTTACATCCACCTTAATGAGAATTCGAGCAAAGGATATTCTTTGTTGCTTAGAAGTACAATCATCAGCAAATAGAGGATCTCCAAGAAAGCTCCCTATTCTGCTCAATGAATCACCCCCCCAACAGCTTAATGGTAAGTTAGGCAATCTAACCCACACTGGAACTACCCTCAATATTTCCTCTTGGAAATTAAAACTTGCTGTCCAAGGTTTAACAATCATAGGTTTTCCAAAGAACATATGAGGACCAGCCACCAGAACTGATTCCTTGTCCTTCTTTGACTGAAATCTAATCACAAAATAGCCCTCATCATGGAGGAAAATCTGAGGTTTGCTAACTTGATGCCATTCTTTTTCAATGAATCTCAATATAGCACCAATCGAAGGCTTTTCCCCAACCACATACATGACAATTGCATTTCCCCACAGATCATTCATTTTCTAAATCTCATTCTTATCAAGTACAGCTATGAGTGTACCATCACAGACTGTGGGAGCAATAAAATTCAATGCAATACCTTTAGAAGGAAGAGTACTACCTTTAAACAGATTCAACCATGGTTTTGGATCCATATTTAGTCGCCTTTGAGATAGCTGCGCACCACTCACTCCATACTCTGTTTGTGTACGGACATCCCCTGTTTTCTGGGCTAGATCTACACCTGGGTTCTCCTTCAACGCACCCCTATGTTGCATCTCCTTGAGAGCAGCATTGACACTTCTCACCAGCAAGTCCACCCTATCCTTCCCCACCACCATTCGATGGCTATCCTCATAGAACTCTTCCAAAGCTTCAACCAACGATGGTGGTCGATTTACATCAGTGCGCACTGACTGCGACCCACTAATCGAATCCTGATAAGCTTGAAAGTTGTCCAGACGTTCCATCGACGACGGCCCATAGCAAGGATGAGGCGGCGGCACCGGCGTCACCAGACCTTCACTACCCCGAGGTTCATCAGGAATGGGTACTTGTTTTCTGAGTTGGTTCTGGTTCTTAGGCCTCGAAACTTCTTGATGAAGAAGAGAGGAAGCTTCCTCATTAACCTGAGCAATCTCAAGCTTCTGCGTTTTCTTCTTCCTCGCCATTAACAAGGGTGGCGTACGTTAGCAAAGCAACCTTAACGTGCACCACACCatgagagagagagg contains these protein-coding regions:
- the LOC110774860 gene encoding uncharacterized protein; protein product: MIEIKKFLASNNISVVALLETKVQEKNSSKIQKKIGNVWQWIMNYECSPRGRVWISWKHAVVLVQLLHKTEFCIHCTVATKNGLFSTTFSAVYGLHSVDTRRPMWREITNFNSTVTCPWLVMGDFNAALLAADRVNGNAITEGETKDFDSCMDSSGLAELKSCGSYYSWSNKGQGNLRICSRIDRAIANALWHSKFVDAVVDYLPPGISDHSPLVMSCNIHLGGGSRPFKFFNYMADHAQFLDVVRKGWDVSCPRSGSMLKVWTKLKAVKQGLKELHHKDFAKLDERIEGLRVDLGQIHTPLAACPTDSNVQQSERECSETLKKFLHIQESAYRQKA
- the LOC130467360 gene encoding uncharacterized protein; the encoded protein is MKLALFYKQLIGTAASSLIGVDVGVVRKGKQISATDAEMLVVPISDAEIDAAIKGIDIYKAPGLDGFNSLFFLKAWGIVKADVYEAVKEFFRTGVMLKMQSVIGTVVSCSQSGFIPGRSISDNILLACELVKCYSRKHISPRCMIKVDLKKAYDSLEWPYLKTMLSELGFPVKFVNWVMQCLYSVSYSILINGCPTKPISAKKGLRQGDPISPYLFALGMEYLSRCLAALADNPEFSYHPRCKNLDLTHMMFADDLLMFSRADESAVKALFDAFTKFSLASGSEANLHKSEVYLAGVSNHVASNIVSSIGVPQGSFPFRYLGVPLTTRNLSFTDCKPLIDITVARIKSWTSKFVSYAGRLQLVKSVLFGIKLYWCQIFVMPKKVMKEIQRICRCFLWSGTNADSRKASISWEQLCFPKSCGGWNLKDLTVWNKAAVLKHCWALALKQDRLWVRWIHAYYIQHRDFWTMPIPNGLTWSLRKIWHNREVFLQANGVDQFVQAGKFRIQKMYKFLHPVGVQVGWKRLICNSHASPKSTFIVWLPVQNRLATKDRLIRWQLNIDGTCGLCQLESESLDHLFFSCSYSKEIWRHILIYLGVTRAVLPRQEEVQIAVKRSRSKKKKAYKYSIAFIGSVYCIWLQRNSKVFRDHVDPVKTVVSNIMFNVECRCQ